Proteins found in one Quercus robur chromosome 2, dhQueRobu3.1, whole genome shotgun sequence genomic segment:
- the LOC126715603 gene encoding NADP-dependent glyceraldehyde-3-phosphate dehydrogenase, producing MAGTGLFAEILDGEHVYKYYADGEWKKSTSGKTVAIINPTTRKTQYKVQACSQEEVNKVMDLAKTAQKSWAKTPLWKRAELLHKAAAILKEHKAPIAECLVKEIAKPAKDSVTEVVRSGDLVSYTAEEGVRILGEGKFLVSDSFPGNERTKYCLTSKIPLGVVLAIPPFNYPVNLAVSKIAPALIAGNSIVLKPPTQGAVSALHLVHCFHLAGFPKGLINCVTGKGSEIGDFLTMHPGVNCISFTGGDTGIAISKKAGMIPLQMELGGKDACIVLEDADLDLVAANIIKGGFSYSGQRCTAVKVVLVMESVADSLVEKVKAKVAKLTVGPPEDDCDITPVVSESSANYIEGLVKDAKEKGATFCQEYKREGNLIWPLLLDNVRPDMRIAWEEPFGPVLPVLRINSVEEGIHHCNASNFGLQGCVFTKDINKAMLISDAMETGTVQINSAPARGPDHFPFQGIKDSGIGSQGITNSINMMTKVKTTVINLPTPSYTMG from the exons ATGGCTGGGACTGGGTTGTTTGCAGAGATTTTGGATGGAGAGCATGTGTACAAGTACTATGCAGATGGGGAATGGAAGAAGTCAACTTCTGGGAAAACTGTTGCTATCATCAACCCAACTACAAGAAAGACTCAGTACAAGGTTCAAG CCTGTTCACAAGAAGAGGTAAATAAGGTCATGGATTTGGCAAAAACTGCACAGAAATCATGGGCAAAGACTCCACTTTGGAAGAGAGCAGAACTCCTTCACAAGGCAGCTGCTATCCTCAAAGAGCATAAAGCCCCAATTGCTGAATGCCTTGTAAAAGAAATCGCAAAGCCAGCTAAAGATTCAGTAACTGAG GTTGTGAGGTCTGGGGACCTGGTTTCTTACACTGCTGAAGAAGGGGTTAGGATTCTGGGGGAGGGAAAGTTCTTGGTCTCTGATAGTTTCCCTGGAAATGAGAGAACCAAGTACTGCCTCACTTCTAAG ATTCCACTTGGGGTGGTTTTAGCCATTCCCCCATTTAACTATCCTGTCAACCTTGCTGTGTCAAAGATTGCTCCTGCACTGATAGCTGGAAACTCCATTGTGCTCAAGCCTCCAACTCAG GGTGCTGTTTCTGCTCTCCATTTGGTGCATTGCTTTCACTTGGCTGGTTTTCCCAAGGGTCTTATAAACTGTGTCACTGGGAAAGGCTCTGAGATTGGAGACTTCCTTACTATGCATCCTGGGGTGAACTGCATAAG CTTCACTGGTGGAGACACAGGAATTGCAATTTCAAAAAAGGCAGGCATGATTCCTCTTCAGATGGAATTGGGAGGAAAGGATGCCTGCATTGTACTTGAGGATGCTGACCTAGATTTGGTAGCAGCAAACATAATAAAGGGGGGCTTTTCTTACAG TGGCCAAAGATGCACAGCAGTTAAGGTTGTCTTGGTGATGGAATCTGTGGCTGATTCCTTGGTTGAGAAAGTGAAGGCTAAAGTGGCAAAATTGACTGTTGGGCCACCTGAGGATGACTGTGATATCACTCCAGTGGTGTCAGAGTCATCTGCCAATTACATTGAAGGATTGGTTAAGGATGCTAAAGAAAAAGGAGCTACATTTTGCCAAGAGTACAAAAGAGAGGGCAACCTTATCTGGCCTTTGTTGTTAGATAATGTAAGGCCTGATATGAGGATTGCATGGGAAGAACCATTTGGACCAGTTCTTCCAGTTCTTAGGATCAATTCTGTAGAAGAAGGAATCCACCATTGCAATGCTAGCAATTTTGGACTCCAG GGTTGCGTCTTCACTAAGGACATTAACAAAGCAATGTTGATCAGTGATGCAATGGAGACTGGGACGGTTCAGATAAACTCAGCACCAGCTCGTGGACCAGATCATTTTCCTTTCCAG GGTATAAAGGATAGCGGAATTGGGTCTCAAGGAATCACCAACAGCATTAACATGATGACCAAGGTCAAGACCACTGTTATCAACTTACCAACCCCTTCATACACCATGGGCTAG